A DNA window from Barnesiella intestinihominis YIT 11860 contains the following coding sequences:
- the hisF gene encoding imidazole glycerol phosphate synthase subunit HisF: MLAKRIIPCLDVKDGKTVKGTKFVDFKEAGDPVLLGEIYSKEGADELVYLDITASSEGRSTFTDLVKRVASRIDIPFTVGGGVNSLQDIDRLLNVGADKVSLNSSALKNPQIIDDVAKKFGSQVCVIAIDANFENGNWVCYLNGGKVATQRTLFEWALEAAERGAGEILFTSMTHDGTRSGYAHEALLELHRLLPIPIIASGGAGTKAHFKDAFLRGKADAALAAGVFHFGEITIPELKKYLSESGIPVRR, encoded by the coding sequence ATGTTGGCTAAACGTATTATACCGTGTCTCGACGTGAAAGACGGAAAGACCGTGAAGGGAACGAAGTTTGTGGATTTCAAAGAGGCCGGCGACCCGGTTTTATTGGGCGAAATATACAGTAAAGAGGGAGCCGATGAACTTGTTTACCTCGATATAACTGCGTCGAGCGAGGGTCGTAGCACGTTCACCGATTTGGTGAAACGGGTGGCTTCCCGTATCGACATACCTTTTACTGTCGGAGGCGGTGTCAACTCTTTACAAGATATAGACCGTCTATTGAATGTAGGGGCGGATAAAGTGTCGTTGAATTCTTCGGCTCTGAAAAATCCGCAAATTATAGACGATGTGGCAAAAAAATTCGGTTCACAAGTTTGTGTTATCGCAATAGATGCTAACTTTGAAAATGGAAACTGGGTTTGTTATTTGAATGGTGGAAAAGTCGCTACCCAACGAACGCTTTTTGAATGGGCTTTGGAAGCAGCTGAAAGGGGAGCGGGTGAGATACTCTTTACAAGCATGACTCATGATGGCACTCGAAGCGGATATGCCCATGAAGCGTTATTGGAACTTCACCGACTATTACCTATCCCAATCATAGCTTCGGGAGGAGCGGGTACGAAGGCGCATTTTAAAGATGCGTTTCTCCGTGGCAAGGCCGATGCCGCATTGGCTGCGGGCGTATTTCATTTTGGCGAGATAACGATTCCTGAGTTGAAAAAATATTTATCGGAAAGTGGTATTCCTGTGAGGAGGTAG